In Mucilaginibacter boryungensis, a single window of DNA contains:
- a CDS encoding ribonucleoside-diphosphate reductase subunit alpha, which yields MFVIKRDGKKETVKFDKITARIEKLCYGFPSLVDPIDVAKKVIEGLFDGVTTSELDNLAAETAASLTTKHPDYALLASRIAVSNLHKNTIKSFSETMKNLYEYVDPKNGKAAPLLADDVYQVIMANAEELDSSIIYDRDFGFDYFGFKTLEKSYLLKLDGKIAERPQHMFMRVSVGIHKEDIESAIKTYNLMSERWFTHATPTLFNAGTPKPQMSSCFLLTMKDDSIDGIYDTLKQTAKISQSAGGIGLSIHNVRATGSYISGTNGTSNGIIPMLRVFNDTARYVDQGGGKRKGAFAIYLEPWHADIFEFLDLRKNHGKEEMRARDLFYALWVSDLFMQRVEANEDWSLFCPHEAPGLADCHGEEFVKLYTKYEKEGRARKVIKAQELWFAVLDSQVETGTPYLLYKDAANGKSNQQNLGTIKSSNLCTEIIEYTSDKEVAVCNLASLALPRYVINGVFDHQKLYDVTYQATINLNKIIDNNYYPVEEARYSNLRHRPIGLGVQGLADTFILLRMPFESDEAKQLNKEIFETIYFAAMTASKDLAIKDGPYKTFKGSPLSKGKFQFDLWDVKPDSNRWDWENLRLDVMNHGVRNSLLVAPMPTASTSQILGNNECFEPYTSNIYTRRVLSGEFVIVNKHLLRDLVDRKLWDGTMKDKIISANGSIQDITEIPQDMKDLYKTVWEIKMRNIIDMAADRGAYICQSQSLNLFINSPNASKLTSMHFYAWKKGLKTGMYYLRTQAASQAVKFTVENQGGKNMDPVIPELVDQIVDEIPAGPTCSMEEGCVTCSA from the coding sequence ATGTTTGTAATTAAAAGAGACGGCAAAAAAGAGACCGTAAAATTCGACAAGATCACCGCACGCATCGAAAAACTGTGCTATGGTTTTCCATCGCTGGTCGATCCAATCGATGTGGCAAAAAAAGTAATTGAAGGTTTGTTCGACGGCGTAACCACGTCCGAACTGGATAACCTGGCGGCAGAAACGGCAGCGTCGTTAACCACCAAGCACCCCGACTATGCTTTGCTGGCATCGCGTATAGCAGTATCGAACCTGCACAAAAATACCATCAAATCGTTCTCTGAAACCATGAAGAATCTATATGAATATGTAGATCCTAAAAATGGTAAAGCCGCGCCTTTGCTGGCCGATGATGTGTACCAGGTAATTATGGCCAACGCCGAAGAACTGGACAGCAGCATTATTTACGACCGTGATTTTGGCTTTGATTACTTTGGTTTTAAAACCCTCGAAAAATCATACCTGTTAAAGCTTGACGGTAAAATTGCCGAACGCCCGCAGCATATGTTTATGCGTGTATCGGTAGGTATACATAAGGAAGATATTGAAAGCGCCATCAAAACTTACAACCTGATGAGCGAACGCTGGTTTACACATGCAACCCCAACATTGTTCAATGCCGGTACACCAAAACCACAAATGTCATCGTGCTTTCTGTTAACAATGAAAGATGACAGTATTGATGGTATTTACGATACACTGAAACAAACCGCCAAAATATCGCAAAGCGCGGGTGGTATCGGTTTAAGCATCCACAATGTGCGTGCAACCGGTTCATACATCAGCGGCACTAACGGTACCAGCAACGGTATTATCCCAATGCTGCGCGTGTTTAACGATACCGCCCGTTATGTAGACCAGGGCGGCGGCAAGCGTAAAGGCGCCTTTGCTATTTACCTGGAGCCATGGCATGCCGATATCTTCGAATTCCTTGACCTGCGTAAAAACCACGGTAAAGAGGAAATGCGTGCCCGCGATCTGTTCTACGCCCTTTGGGTATCTGATTTGTTTATGCAGCGTGTTGAAGCTAACGAAGACTGGAGCCTGTTCTGTCCGCACGAAGCACCGGGACTTGCGGATTGCCATGGCGAGGAGTTTGTGAAGCTTTACACCAAGTATGAAAAAGAAGGCCGCGCCCGCAAAGTAATTAAAGCGCAGGAACTTTGGTTTGCCGTGTTAGATAGTCAGGTTGAAACCGGTACGCCATACCTGTTGTATAAAGATGCCGCCAACGGTAAATCTAACCAGCAAAACCTGGGTACCATAAAAAGCTCGAACCTGTGCACCGAGATCATCGAGTACACTTCGGATAAAGAGGTTGCGGTTTGTAACCTGGCATCGCTGGCCTTACCACGTTATGTTATTAACGGTGTGTTTGATCATCAGAAACTGTATGATGTTACTTACCAGGCTACCATTAACCTGAACAAGATCATCGATAATAACTACTACCCGGTTGAAGAAGCCCGCTACAGCAACCTGCGCCACCGCCCTATTGGTTTAGGTGTGCAAGGCCTGGCTGATACCTTCATACTGCTGCGTATGCCGTTTGAAAGCGACGAGGCTAAACAACTGAACAAAGAGATTTTCGAAACCATTTACTTTGCCGCCATGACCGCCTCTAAGGACCTGGCTATTAAAGATGGCCCATACAAAACCTTTAAAGGTTCGCCGCTATCAAAAGGTAAATTCCAGTTCGACCTTTGGGATGTGAAACCCGATAGTAACCGTTGGGATTGGGAAAACCTGCGCCTTGATGTGATGAACCATGGTGTGCGTAACTCGCTGTTGGTAGCGCCAATGCCTACCGCTTCAACATCGCAAATTTTGGGTAATAACGAATGCTTTGAGCCATACACTTCAAACATTTACACCCGCCGTGTACTGAGCGGTGAGTTTGTGATCGTTAATAAACACTTACTCCGCGATTTAGTTGACCGCAAGCTTTGGGACGGCACCATGAAAGATAAGATCATCAGCGCAAATGGTTCTATCCAGGATATCACCGAAATACCACAGGATATGAAAGACCTGTACAAAACCGTATGGGAAATTAAGATGCGTAACATTATAGATATGGCTGCCGACCGTGGCGCCTATATCTGCCAGTCGCAATCGTTAAACCTGTTCATCAATTCGCCAAATGCAAGCAAACTTACTTCAATGCACTTCTACGCATGGAAGAAAGGCCTGAAAACAGGTATGTACTATCTGCGTACACAGGCAGCATCGCAAGCGGTTAAGTTTACTGTGGAGAACCAGGGTGGTAAAAACATGGATCCGGTTATCCCTGAATTAGTTGACCAAATTGTCGACGAAATTCCAGCCGGCCCAACCTGCTCAATGGAAGAAGGTTGCGTTACATGCTCTGCATAA
- a CDS encoding cysteine-rich CWC family protein, giving the protein MIKHEIIHCERCRATFECKANAFTKCQCSTVQLTLNEVQYVSELHDGCLCAKCLLEIQQQYRVENGLV; this is encoded by the coding sequence ATGATAAAACACGAGATCATCCACTGCGAACGCTGCCGCGCTACTTTTGAGTGTAAGGCCAATGCATTCACCAAGTGCCAATGCAGTACCGTGCAGTTAACCCTGAACGAGGTGCAGTATGTGAGTGAACTACACGATGGCTGCCTGTGCGCCAAATGCCTGCTGGAAATACAACAGCAATACCGGGTGGAGAACGGATTAGTATAA